The following proteins are encoded in a genomic region of Palaemon carinicauda isolate YSFRI2023 chromosome 19, ASM3689809v2, whole genome shotgun sequence:
- the LOC137659097 gene encoding uncharacterized protein, producing MSARREAENEEHMNSRRNTNARTMSARCEAENEEQMNSRRNTNASRMAARCEAEDKEQTNLRRNTYANRIATRRESQDEDQRNSRLEDNQQRIATKINQESRNQRMIRLQENQQRMIVHRNQETLEGAENSCHIHRVMHSEA from the coding sequence atgtcagctagacgtgaagcagaaaatgaagagcatatGAATTCAAGAAGGAATACTAATGCAAGAACAATGTCAGCTAGATGTGAAGCAGaaaacgaagagcagatgaattcaagaaggaacactaatgcaagcagaatggcagctagatgtgaggctGAAGACAAAGAGCAGACGAACTTAAGAAGGAACACCTATGCAAACAGAATTGCAACTAGACGTGAATcacaggatgaagaccaaagaaattctcgccttgaagataatcaacaaagaatagcaacTAAGAtaaatcaggaatcaagaaatcaaagaatgattaGACTTCAGGaaaaccaacaaagaatgattgtccatcgaaaTCAAGAAACACTGGAAGGAGCTGAAAATAGTTGCCATATTCATAGAGTCATGCATTCAGAAGCATGA